From Streptomyces sp. NBC_01460, a single genomic window includes:
- a CDS encoding beta-N-acetylglucosaminidase domain-containing protein, which translates to MQLGRRRHATAVAVAVIGGLLGPFGPAAVAAPVNPSGPAATSPDHADDTADARLPAVWPRPQSVEASGRSVPLGSEVTLLADAQADPYAVDALRELLRDTGVRTVHGSLPGKGPVIRLGGADAGRALRALRAPERADLPSGGYRLAVGRADDRPTVALDGVGEDGLFHAVQTLRQLVRNGTVAGAVVRDWPGTAVRGTTEGFYGEPWSQEERLAQLAFMGRTKQNRYLYAAGDDPYRQTRWREPYPAQERAGFRALAAKARAEHVTLGWAVSPGQAMCMSSDTDVRALTRKIDAMWALGVRAFQLQFQNVSYSEWHCDQDAETYGSGPEAAARAQARVASAVARHLADRHPDAEPLSVMPTEFYQDGATDYRTALAAALDHRVQVAWTGVGVVPKTITGRELAGARAAFRHPLVTMDNYPVNDYAQDRIFLGPYTGRDPAVAGGSAALLANAMEQPSASRIPLFTAADFAWNPKQYRPQESWQAALDDLADGDTAAREALGALAGNSATSVLGGDESAYLRPLLKAFWTSRTAPDPAGGDRAARELRAAFGVMRQAPERLGTPASGRLRDEVRPWTGQLARYGRAGELAVDLLEAQERGDGAAAWRAQLALEPLREEIGAHPATVGKGVLDPFLDRVLDEADAWNGTDRDAGTASRDAHGYTLRLDRARPLEAVTTLARPGDGSAGAVLEAHVPGEGWRGLGPLSAAGWTQTAARGLRADALRVTVPSSRPAFVGPPAPGVTGTAPPSSDAPRVRALVPWFGDEPAARLALVRDRTDAVIGGGAQRVEARLAGGRPGEVKGELKAKAPKGIEVKVPKQSTVTRGSRTHVPVDITVPADTPAGEYEVPLSFGGQESTLTVRAYPRTAGPDLMRTAEASSSGDETPDFPASAASDGDPETRWSSPVEDNAWWQAELPAPVRLGQVVLRWQDAYASRYRVQVSPDGRTWRTAATVREGAGGRESVRMDAKDTRFIRVQGDGRATEYGYSLWSVEAYAVAGEAPKAPEDPDAP; encoded by the coding sequence GTGCAGCTCGGGCGCAGGAGGCATGCGACAGCCGTCGCCGTCGCCGTGATCGGCGGGCTGCTCGGCCCGTTCGGGCCGGCCGCCGTCGCGGCCCCCGTCAATCCCTCCGGCCCCGCCGCGACCAGTCCGGACCACGCGGACGACACGGCCGACGCGCGGCTGCCCGCCGTCTGGCCGCGTCCGCAGTCCGTCGAGGCGTCCGGACGGTCCGTTCCCCTGGGTTCCGAGGTCACCCTCCTGGCCGACGCGCAGGCCGACCCGTACGCGGTGGACGCGCTCAGGGAGCTCCTGCGTGACACCGGGGTCCGGACGGTGCACGGCTCCCTGCCCGGCAAGGGCCCCGTGATCCGTCTCGGCGGCGCGGACGCGGGCCGGGCGCTGCGGGCCCTGCGCGCCCCCGAACGCGCCGACCTGCCGTCCGGGGGTTACCGCCTCGCCGTGGGCCGGGCCGACGACCGGCCCACCGTCGCCCTGGACGGTGTCGGTGAGGACGGCCTGTTCCACGCCGTGCAGACCCTGCGCCAGCTCGTACGGAACGGCACCGTGGCCGGGGCGGTGGTCCGGGACTGGCCGGGTACCGCCGTGCGCGGCACGACCGAGGGGTTCTACGGGGAGCCGTGGAGCCAGGAGGAGCGGCTGGCCCAGCTCGCCTTCATGGGACGCACGAAGCAGAACCGCTACCTCTACGCGGCCGGCGACGACCCGTACCGGCAGACCCGCTGGCGTGAGCCGTACCCCGCCCAGGAACGGGCCGGCTTCCGCGCGCTGGCCGCGAAGGCGCGCGCCGAGCACGTGACGCTGGGCTGGGCCGTCTCCCCCGGGCAGGCCATGTGCATGAGCTCGGACACGGACGTCCGGGCGCTGACCCGGAAGATCGACGCGATGTGGGCGCTCGGGGTACGGGCCTTCCAGCTGCAGTTCCAGAACGTCAGCTACAGCGAGTGGCACTGCGACCAGGACGCCGAGACGTACGGCAGCGGGCCCGAGGCGGCGGCCAGGGCGCAGGCCCGGGTCGCGAGCGCCGTCGCCCGGCACCTCGCGGACCGGCACCCGGACGCGGAGCCGCTGTCGGTGATGCCGACCGAGTTCTACCAGGACGGCGCCACCGACTACCGCACGGCGCTCGCCGCGGCGCTGGACCACCGGGTGCAGGTGGCCTGGACCGGTGTGGGGGTCGTGCCGAAGACGATCACCGGCCGGGAGCTGGCGGGCGCGCGGGCTGCCTTCCGCCACCCCCTCGTCACCATGGACAACTACCCGGTCAACGACTACGCGCAGGACCGGATCTTCCTCGGCCCCTACACGGGCCGCGACCCGGCGGTGGCCGGTGGTTCGGCGGCGCTGCTGGCCAACGCCATGGAGCAGCCGTCGGCGTCCCGGATCCCGCTGTTCACGGCCGCGGACTTCGCCTGGAACCCGAAGCAGTACCGGCCTCAGGAGTCCTGGCAGGCCGCCCTGGACGATCTGGCGGACGGGGACACCGCCGCCCGGGAGGCCCTGGGCGCGCTGGCGGGCAACAGCGCCACCTCCGTGCTGGGCGGCGACGAGTCGGCGTACCTGAGGCCGCTGCTGAAGGCGTTCTGGACGTCGCGTACGGCCCCGGACCCGGCGGGAGGGGACAGGGCGGCGCGCGAGCTGCGGGCGGCCTTCGGAGTGATGCGGCAGGCGCCCGAGCGGCTGGGGACGCCCGCGAGCGGCCGGCTCCGGGACGAGGTGCGGCCGTGGACCGGGCAGCTGGCCAGGTACGGCCGGGCGGGTGAGCTCGCCGTCGATCTGCTGGAGGCCCAGGAACGCGGCGACGGGGCCGCCGCCTGGCGGGCCCAGCTGGCGCTCGAACCGCTGCGCGAGGAGATCGGGGCGCACCCGGCCACCGTCGGCAAGGGCGTCCTGGACCCCTTCCTGGACCGGGTCCTGGACGAGGCCGACGCCTGGAACGGCACCGACCGCGACGCGGGCACGGCGAGCCGGGACGCGCACGGCTACACCCTCCGTCTCGACCGGGCCCGCCCGCTGGAGGCCGTGACCACGCTGGCCCGGCCGGGTGACGGCTCGGCGGGCGCGGTCCTGGAGGCCCACGTGCCGGGTGAGGGCTGGCGCGGACTCGGCCCCCTGTCGGCCGCCGGCTGGACGCAGACGGCGGCGCGCGGGCTTCGGGCGGACGCCCTCCGGGTCACCGTCCCCTCCTCCCGCCCGGCCTTCGTCGGGCCTCCGGCCCCGGGCGTCACCGGGACGGCTCCCCCGTCCTCGGACGCCCCCCGGGTGCGGGCGCTGGTCCCGTGGTTCGGCGACGAGCCGGCGGCCCGGCTCGCGCTCGTACGCGACCGGACGGACGCCGTGATCGGCGGCGGTGCGCAGCGGGTCGAGGCGCGGCTGGCCGGCGGGCGCCCGGGCGAGGTGAAGGGCGAGCTGAAGGCGAAGGCACCGAAGGGCATCGAGGTGAAGGTGCCGAAGCAGTCGACCGTGACACGCGGCTCGCGCACCCACGTCCCCGTGGACATCACCGTGCCGGCCGACACCCCGGCCGGTGAGTACGAGGTGCCGCTGAGCTTCGGGGGCCAGGAGAGCACGCTGACCGTGCGGGCCTATCCGCGCACGGCGGGCCCCGATCTGATGCGTACGGCCGAGGCGTCCTCCTCCGGCGACGAGACCCCGGACTTCCCGGCGTCGGCGGCCTCGGACGGTGACCCGGAGACCCGCTGGTCCTCACCCGTCGAGGACAACGCCTGGTGGCAGGCCGAGCTCCCCGCACCGGTGCGGCTGGGCCAGGTCGTCCTGCGCTGGCAGGACGCCTACGCCTCCCGCTACCGCGTGCAGGTCTCCCCGGACGGCCGCACCTGGCGTACGGCGGCGACCGTGCGGGAGGGCGCGGGCGGACGCGAGTCGGTCCGGATGGACGCGAAGGACACCCGCTTCATCAGGGTCCAGGGCGACGGGCGGGCCACCGAGTACGGCTACTCGCTGTGGTCGGTCGAGGCCTACGCCGTCGCCGGCGAGGCCCCGAAGGCCCCTGAGGACCCGGACGCCCCCTGA
- a CDS encoding HNH endonuclease: protein MPHVLVLNASYEPLGVVPLRRALVLVLENKAICLEESGAFMHSATRAVPAPSVVRLKRFVRVPYRGPVPLTRRALFARDGGRCMYCGAAATSVDHVIPRSRGGQHAWDNVVAACRRCNHVKADRHLPELGWRLRHQPAPPSGLAWRIIGTGHRDPRWLPYLQPFGADDVMARIDGVSA from the coding sequence GTGCCGCACGTCCTGGTTCTCAACGCTTCGTACGAGCCGCTCGGCGTCGTACCTCTCCGCCGCGCGCTCGTCCTCGTCCTCGAGAACAAGGCCATCTGCCTCGAGGAGTCCGGCGCCTTCATGCACAGCGCCACCCGTGCCGTGCCCGCGCCGAGCGTCGTCCGCCTCAAGCGGTTCGTGCGCGTCCCCTACCGGGGGCCCGTCCCCCTCACCCGCCGCGCGCTCTTCGCGCGGGACGGCGGCCGCTGCATGTACTGCGGCGCCGCCGCGACCAGCGTCGACCACGTCATCCCGCGCAGCCGCGGCGGGCAGCACGCCTGGGACAACGTGGTGGCCGCCTGCCGCCGCTGCAACCACGTCAAGGCGGACCGCCATCTGCCCGAGCTGGGCTGGCGGCTGCGGCATCAGCCGGCGCCGCCCAGCGGCCTGGCCTGGCGGATCATCGGCACCGGACACCGGGACCCACGCTGGCTGCCCTATCTGCAGCCGTTCGGCGCGGACGACGTGATGGCCCGGATCGACGGCGTTTCCGCCTGA
- the malQ gene encoding 4-alpha-glucanotransferase gives MGLSRLAALHGVATSFSPSADVTVSVPDDTVTAVLAALGVDAATPAEVRRSLTAAESAAASRLLPPTVVAWSGEPLPAALAALPPGAVLTVDPDPDACGPAAPLRMRVLPAPAPTEDTPVTPSWWTEPPLGVHRLTVRTADRRYATTTLVVAPDRVPQPPARTHGFLVQLYSLLSTRSWGMGDLADLADLAAWAGRTLGSGFVQVNPLHAAVPGAPTDPSPYRPSSRRFPDPVHLHIESIPEYGHVPEPGRAALDDLRQEAAALREAVLNKGALIDRDAVWELKRQALELIHQVPLTPGRRAAYCDFLAAQGQALEDHALWCALAEVYGPGWRTWPEGLRDPRSPQSARARTDLLDRVDFHCRLAWLTDTQLATAQSAARESGMAVGIVHDLAVGVHPDGADTWAQQDAFAHGMSVGAPPDAFNAHGQDWGLPPWRPDALAASGYAPFRRLLRGLLAHAGALRIDHVMGLFRLWWVPEGRPPTDGAYVAQDAEAMLAVLVLEAHRAGAVVIGEDLGTVEPGVREALARRGVLGTSVLWFERDWGGTGRPLAPEKWREGCVATATTHDLPSTAARLTGEHVTLRHRLGLLGRGLEQELAEDAADTAEWLAYLARLRLLPEGDGDEEAAVRAVHRFLLATPARMTGIWLPDTVGDRRPQNLPGTWDQYPNWRLPIADEEGHPVTLEEITASPRLHRLMAVVPDGRESRTAPPGARPS, from the coding sequence ATGGGCTTGTCCCGGCTCGCCGCACTGCACGGCGTCGCCACCTCCTTCTCCCCGTCCGCGGACGTCACGGTGTCCGTCCCCGACGACACGGTCACGGCCGTGCTCGCCGCGCTGGGCGTCGACGCCGCCACGCCCGCGGAGGTGCGGAGATCGCTCACCGCAGCCGAATCGGCGGCGGCCTCCCGACTGCTCCCGCCGACGGTGGTGGCCTGGTCGGGAGAGCCGCTGCCGGCCGCGCTCGCCGCACTCCCGCCCGGCGCGGTCCTGACGGTCGACCCCGATCCGGACGCCTGCGGCCCCGCCGCGCCCCTGCGCATGCGCGTGCTCCCCGCACCGGCCCCGACGGAGGACACGCCGGTCACGCCCTCCTGGTGGACCGAACCACCCCTGGGTGTCCACCGGCTGACGGTCCGGACCGCCGATCGCCGGTACGCGACCACCACGCTCGTCGTCGCCCCGGACCGCGTACCCCAGCCGCCCGCGCGCACTCACGGATTCCTCGTCCAGCTCTACTCCCTGCTCTCCACCCGCTCCTGGGGCATGGGCGACCTCGCGGACCTGGCCGACCTCGCCGCCTGGGCGGGGCGGACCCTGGGCAGCGGATTCGTCCAGGTGAACCCGCTGCACGCCGCCGTACCGGGCGCGCCGACCGACCCCTCCCCGTACCGCCCCTCCTCGCGCCGCTTCCCCGACCCCGTGCACCTGCACATCGAGTCGATCCCGGAGTACGGCCATGTCCCCGAGCCCGGCAGGGCCGCCCTGGACGACCTGCGCCAGGAAGCCGCGGCGCTGCGCGAGGCCGTGCTGAACAAGGGCGCGCTGATCGACCGGGACGCCGTGTGGGAGCTCAAGAGACAGGCCCTGGAGCTCATCCACCAGGTCCCCCTGACCCCCGGGCGCCGCGCCGCGTACTGCGACTTCCTCGCCGCGCAGGGGCAGGCGCTGGAGGACCACGCCCTGTGGTGCGCCCTGGCCGAGGTCTACGGCCCCGGGTGGCGCACCTGGCCCGAGGGGCTGCGCGACCCCCGCTCCCCGCAGAGCGCCCGCGCCCGCACCGACCTGCTGGACCGGGTCGACTTCCACTGCCGGCTCGCCTGGCTGACGGACACCCAGCTCGCCACCGCGCAGAGTGCCGCGCGTGAGTCCGGCATGGCCGTCGGCATCGTCCACGACCTCGCCGTCGGCGTCCATCCCGACGGCGCGGACACCTGGGCCCAGCAGGACGCCTTCGCGCACGGCATGTCCGTCGGCGCGCCCCCCGACGCCTTCAACGCCCACGGCCAGGACTGGGGGCTGCCCCCCTGGCGCCCCGACGCCCTCGCCGCCTCCGGCTACGCCCCCTTCCGCCGGCTGCTGCGCGGTCTCCTCGCCCACGCCGGAGCGCTGCGCATCGACCACGTCATGGGTCTCTTCCGGCTCTGGTGGGTGCCCGAGGGGCGCCCGCCCACCGATGGCGCGTACGTCGCCCAGGACGCCGAGGCGATGCTCGCGGTCCTCGTCCTGGAGGCGCACCGTGCGGGAGCCGTCGTCATAGGGGAGGACCTCGGGACCGTCGAGCCCGGCGTGCGCGAGGCGCTGGCCCGGCGCGGGGTGCTCGGCACCTCGGTGCTCTGGTTCGAGCGCGACTGGGGCGGCACCGGGCGCCCCCTCGCCCCCGAGAAGTGGCGCGAGGGCTGTGTGGCCACGGCGACCACCCACGACCTCCCGTCCACCGCGGCCCGGCTGACGGGTGAGCATGTGACGCTCCGCCACCGGCTCGGGCTGCTCGGCCGCGGCCTGGAGCAGGAGCTGGCCGAGGACGCCGCCGACACCGCGGAGTGGCTGGCCTACCTGGCCCGGCTCCGTCTGCTGCCCGAGGGGGACGGCGACGAGGAGGCGGCCGTCCGCGCGGTCCACCGCTTCCTGCTGGCCACCCCGGCCCGGATGACCGGGATCTGGCTCCCGGACACCGTCGGCGACCGCCGTCCGCAGAACCTCCCCGGGACCTGGGACCAGTACCCCAACTGGCGCCTGCCCATCGCCGACGAGGAGGGCCACCCCGTCACGCTGGAGGAGATCACCGCCTCGCCCCGGCTGCACCGGCTGATGGCCGTCGTGCCGGACGGCCGGGAGTCCCGTACGGCACCCCCGGGCGCGCGCCCCTCGTAG